A section of the Clostridium omnivorum genome encodes:
- a CDS encoding acyl-[acyl-carrier-protein] thioesterase, protein MAGNAYEKEYQIHYYEIDYRRKALITSIVDYLGDAATSQAEELGIGMDYLMENRFGWVLYKWNIDMYSYPHYNEKIIIRTWAHSFRKFYAYRRYEFINSKGEIIGKADSIWFLINMDRRRPVRINEHLCSTFGVVEEDCPIDIENITAPSKVDSEKLFDVRYSDIDTNGHVNNTKYIAWAIETVPKDIVLNYTLNNLKVTYEKETTYGEAARIFTEVIVEGDKYICHHKIIDNEDKELTLLKTTWVKNDIFKK, encoded by the coding sequence ATGGCGGGGAATGCATATGAAAAAGAATATCAAATACACTACTATGAAATAGATTATAGGAGAAAGGCTCTTATAACCAGTATAGTGGACTATTTAGGGGATGCTGCTACTAGTCAAGCTGAGGAGCTTGGTATAGGCATGGATTACTTAATGGAAAACAGGTTTGGCTGGGTGCTGTATAAGTGGAATATAGATATGTACAGCTATCCACATTACAACGAGAAGATTATTATAAGGACATGGGCACATTCCTTTAGAAAGTTCTATGCTTATAGAAGGTATGAGTTTATAAACTCTAAGGGAGAAATTATAGGAAAGGCTGATTCTATTTGGTTTTTAATAAATATGGATAGAAGAAGACCTGTAAGAATCAATGAGCACCTTTGCAGCACTTTTGGAGTTGTAGAGGAAGATTGTCCTATAGATATAGAAAATATCACTGCACCTTCTAAAGTTGATAGTGAAAAGTTGTTTGATGTAAGATATAGTGATATTGATACAAATGGACATGTAAACAATACTAAATATATTGCATGGGCTATAGAGACTGTTCCAAAGGATATTGTATTAAATTATACTCTTAACAATCTCAAAGTCACTTATGAGAAGGAGACAACCTATGGTGAGGCTGCTAGAATATTTACTGAGGTTATAGTTGAGGGGGATAAGTATATTTGCCATCATAAGATTATAGATAATGAAGATAAGGAACTTACACTATTAAAGACCACTTGGGTAAAAAATGATATATTTAAAAAATAA
- a CDS encoding phosphatase PAP2 family protein, producing MNSLYAIDRGILNFFSITMKNTFFDFIMPVFTTSDNHGEIWFVIALILIFNRKKGVKRVGVTMLMALIIGYALGEFGLKNIVQRQRPTIGIENYKFLVSVPTSYSFPSGHTTSSFASAGVIWLSKAKYRVWALILAIVIAFSRMYLHVHYPSDVLGGIILGLTCAYISMGIVKYIINRREREEKNGGECI from the coding sequence ATGAATTCGTTATATGCTATTGATAGAGGTATTTTAAATTTCTTTTCTATAACAATGAAAAATACCTTTTTTGATTTTATTATGCCGGTATTTACTACTTCTGATAATCATGGTGAAATATGGTTTGTAATAGCGTTAATACTTATTTTCAATAGAAAAAAAGGAGTCAAAAGGGTAGGAGTTACTATGCTTATGGCTTTAATAATAGGATATGCGCTGGGAGAGTTTGGCCTTAAAAATATTGTACAGAGGCAAAGACCAACAATAGGAATTGAAAATTACAAATTCTTGGTGAGTGTACCTACATCTTATTCATTTCCTTCTGGGCACACCACATCTTCTTTTGCTTCTGCAGGAGTTATTTGGCTTAGTAAAGCTAAATATAGAGTATGGGCGTTGATACTGGCTATAGTAATTGCTTTTTCTAGAATGTATCTTCATGTACACTATCCATCAGATGTACTTGGTGGAATTATTTTAGGACTAACTTGTGCATATATTTCAATGGGTATTGTTAAATATATTATTAATAGAAGAGAGAGGGAAGAGAAAAATGGCGGGGAATGCATATGA
- a CDS encoding polysaccharide deacetylase family protein: MKKRTSLFIFLCFLLVVFFASFSISGFLVDKHAAEDTNTKKNNPVEISPPANNENSEAASNPSKAQTPQDNNTPDNNASAIAIYDILGTSNKLTQKEKLAMDKWRNDIVEFAKKNTGAMFVNGSANRKVVALTFDDGPDANITPKILDVLKQNNTKASFFFIGEKVMENKDVVKRAYADGNLVLSHSFNHPDLSTKSESVIDKQMKDTETAIYNIIGKKPALMRPPYGNTNDLILKVAARNNLKIVIWSIDTLDWSQKEKANITKNVLDNVRPGEIILMHSNEDKKTTLEALPDIINGLKDKGYSIVTLSELLGVNAYK; encoded by the coding sequence ATGAAAAAAAGAACTTCACTATTCATATTTTTATGTTTCTTACTAGTTGTTTTTTTTGCTAGCTTTAGTATATCAGGCTTTCTTGTAGATAAACATGCTGCTGAAGATACCAATACCAAGAAGAATAATCCTGTGGAAATATCCCCTCCAGCAAATAATGAAAATTCTGAGGCTGCATCTAACCCCAGCAAAGCACAGACACCACAGGACAATAATACACCTGACAATAACGCTTCTGCCATAGCAATCTATGATATACTTGGTACGTCAAACAAGCTTACCCAAAAGGAAAAGCTGGCCATGGATAAATGGCGAAATGATATTGTAGAATTCGCTAAGAAAAACACTGGAGCAATGTTTGTAAACGGAAGTGCAAATAGAAAGGTAGTGGCATTAACCTTTGATGATGGACCAGATGCTAATATTACACCTAAAATTCTAGATGTATTAAAGCAGAACAACACAAAAGCTAGTTTCTTTTTCATAGGTGAAAAAGTTATGGAAAATAAAGATGTAGTAAAAAGGGCATATGCAGATGGCAACCTGGTACTTAGCCACTCTTTTAATCATCCTGATCTTTCAACTAAAAGCGAGTCTGTTATTGATAAACAAATGAAAGATACAGAAACAGCTATATATAATATTATTGGTAAAAAGCCTGCACTAATGAGGCCACCTTATGGTAATACAAATGACTTAATATTAAAGGTAGCAGCTAGAAATAACTTAAAAATAGTAATATGGTCTATAGACACCTTAGACTGGTCTCAAAAAGAAAAAGCTAATATTACAAAAAATGTACTGGATAATGTGCGTCCAGGTGAAATAATACTCATGCACAGCAATGAGGATAAAAAAACTACCTTAGAGGCTCTGCCTGATATAATAAATGGACTAAAAGATAAAGGATATAGCATTGTGACTTTAAGCGAATTGCTTGGAGTTAATGCTTATAAATAA
- a CDS encoding DUF1858 domain-containing protein gives MNITKEMTIGEVVRSHPQAPDVLQQFGLGCVF, from the coding sequence GTGAATATCACTAAGGAAATGACAATTGGTGAAGTGGTTAGAAGCCATCCTCAAGCTCCAGACGTGCTTCAGCAGTTTGGACTAGGATGCGTATTTTGA